aggagacagaacgtgtctcccaTTCCcaagcggtatgatggctgcttggtcccatggtgtttatacttgcgtactattggttgtacagatgaacgtggtaccgtcaggcgttcatgaattgctcccaaggatgaaacagacgtgtggaggtctataacctttttctaaggtcttggctgatttcttttgattttcctatgatgtcaagcaaagaggcacggagttaacgtaggccttgaaatacatccacagatacacctctcattgattcaaattatgtcaattagcctttcagaagcttgtaaggccatgacatcattttctgaaattttccaagcggtttaaaggcacagtcaacttagtgtatgtaaacttctgacccagtggaattgtgaattataagtggaataacctctctgtaaacaattgttggaaaaatgacttgtgtcatgcacaaagtagatgtcctaacagacttgccaaaactatagattgttaaacaacaaatttgtggagtggttgaatattgagttttaatgactccaacctaatgtatgtgaacttccgactacaactgtattttgatttgtttaacaatgtttggttactacatgcttccatgtattatttcataggcttgatgtcttcacttctattttacaatgtagaaaatagtcaaaataaagaaaaacccttgaatgtgtcaTGCCTGCTCCCGCTCATCCCcctgcattacgcactcctgcaaCCATAATTTACGCACATACCTTTCCTCGTCACTCTGTACTGTATGTCAAATCACAACACCGGAACCTACACAATGCAGTTTGACTGCTTTTCTAGTGTAATCTCCTTACAGGAGTCAATGTACAGCATATAGATATGTGAAGTTATGCTATCTACtctaataaaatattaaatataataaaatattacTAATTTGTGTCAACATACTCCTGCAACAGTGGGATACAGCCTCCCATCACCTACAGTATCATATAAACTACTATAGAGATCCATATGGCTCTCTTAGAAAATACTTGAAAGTTTTACATGAAATATGGAATGTGAACTCCATGACTAACCTCGCTTTGTACTTTTTTGCGCAGAATCCTTGCCTGTTCTTTGATGTCCTGCTCCTGGCTTCTGGATGTTGCCTGGATTAAGGCATGGTACATGCAATTCTGGCCCTCTGACATCACCCTGGTCTCACATCCATCTGGTTGAACAATGGTAAAATGGCCACTGTACGCAGTTTGAACACCTTGGATTCGGTCTTGTATGTGAGATAACAGACTCATCTCACTAAAATAACAAATCAAACACAATCATGATTGTTAAGTTCAAAGATAAAATTCAAACATAGCAATTTGAAGAGTAATGCAGTTAGGATACATATGCTCCTGATCTTATGCTCTGTCAATTTAGTTGTATTAAACATTAATATTTGTATTTTTGATATCCTTAAAGTTCAATGAGGGACGTGGCACAGAAACTCAGAGCTGAATACAGAGGCACGTACCTTTTAGCTGTCTCTGGCTCCATGGTCAGTTTGAGTGTGATGTATCCTGCTGAGCAGTCAGTGCCTGGGTAGGATTGCTCATCGAGTGGTTTCCCATGTTTATCCACTACCTTGACCCTGATGCCTTGTCCCTGGAGTAGGTCACTCTTTGTAAGGACATAGATGTCCAGCTCTGAAGCAGGGCGGTCAATATCGCTGATGTTattgatgtaatgatggaggtcCGACTGTTCAATCTTACATGTAGACTCCCCTGCATGCTTACTGGCTGATTTCATGTCATGCCTCTGCTTCTGCTCTACGAAATAGTTTTCCGTTTTGTACCTGCCAAGCATGTTGCTAGTGGTATTGCCAATGGCGTTCGTGACTTTATTGATCTTTTCCTTAAAAATATTTGTTATCAAGGAGTTCATGTGTCTGGCACAGGACTCAATAAATTCCTTGGAGACATTCTCTGAGATGCCCTCGAGGAGCTCATTCTTCAGGCGTCCCACATCAAGGAGTCTGTGTCTGCCATCCTGGTCATACCCTTTTGGCAGTTGTACATGAATTTCTTTTATCAACTTGGAAGAGAATCTGTCATTGATACATTTTTCTGTAGGGATAGAGTTCAACATTTGGACTAGCACTGTACTGAACTTTGCTATGCAGAGGCTTGCAGAGATAGCAGTTTGGACTTTTCCAGGCACTCCTGCGTTGTCCATAAGGTCTGACGCTTTGCTACTCACCTGAGCGAGTCTGTCAATGATCTCATGCACTGTGCTACAATCTGTCATTAGATCAGAAATATTTTTTTCTGTCACTGATTTGACTAAATCTTTAATACTTTTTTCACACTCCCTGTCAATCTTGAACTCAGCAGCTGGTTTCTGTAAAGCTGATTTTGGAACTCCAGAACATACAAGCTCTGTGAGAGTGTGACTCAATGCATCATTCTCTTTCACTACAGAGGTGATAGAATCCTTGAAAGCCGTGTTCAAAATCTCCTTCAGTACAGCTTGAAGCCCCGCATCAATGAAGTAATGCAATGTGTGGGTAACTATCTGCTTAGCCATTTCCTGTCCTGCATACTTGGTTGCATGTTTGAAAGTCTGTTTGATTACAGTTTTCGTGCCCAGCTTCTTCACTGTACCtagggacagagaggaggctgCTGTGACACTGCCTTTGAAAGACATGAATGCATGTTTCCCTGATTTAATGACACCTTTTGCAACAGATGACAGGGTTTTTGTACCTGTTAGCAGGCCTTTTGTGGCTTTATATACAGACTGGACAGCTCTCTTGATGGTGCCAAATCCAGAAGTGAGCAAAGATATCCCAATACTGATGCTTTTGGAGATGGCCCACGATGCCCAACTGAAACTGCCAGTTATCATGCCATCACACCCACTGATCATGTCAGACACTCCCTCTGAGATCAAGGCAAGACCAAACTGGGAGGCGGAGCCATAGGACAGAGCACAAACAAGAACTCCGGCCAGAACCTGACATGCACCCAGTAAAAAACACACAAGAGCATCAATGTTGAACCTTGGCTTCTCTTTTACTTCGAACACCATGCCAAGGCCGTACTCATACAGGGCCATGAGTTCATTTGTGGTGACATAGTCTGTCCCGTCTGAGAGTGCATACACTGAGGAATCCTCTGTTATGGCGCTACTTTTACTGTTCTTTAGCTCTGCAAGTTTTTTCAGTGTACTGTTAATGTATCCCAGCCAAGCTTGGAAAATATTCATCCTCGATTGCATCTGACTTTGGAAATTGCAGACACCATCATGATGTGGCTCAAAGTTGCCCCTCATTGCCATCTGACATGCATTCAAAGTGTTTGTTGTTTCAGAGATATAGATACCAAGTGTGTCTTTTGCTTCCTGCAGTAAGTTACTAGCCTCTGTTTTATAGTCACTCTCTGCCAGGTTAATTGTGATGTAAGCTTGGTTGTATAGCGCCACTGCTCTGTAAAAGGGGTCACATTTTGCAGCTTTCTGCCAGGAAGATTTTGCATCATAGTCCCACTTGGTTTTATCACGGCAGTGCAGGTTGGTTCTAACAACAGCCTGCTTCAGATGATCATAGAAATTTTGGCTTTGTCCTTTCAACATCATGTTCCTTGTGTTTGTCAATTGTTGAAGTAAGTCTGCTTCCAAGTCAGAGATATCATCATCCTTCTCGATATGGGTCTCATGAAGGGTCAACCACAATGCCCAGGATTCTTTCAGAGCATTGAGTGCTGGCTGGTAATCAAGCTTATCGCCTTGACGTCTGAAACTATGTTCCTCCACCTTCATTGTcaacaggttctctctctctttttctgagTAGTTGCTGTCAAAATTGTCAAGAAATTGGCAAACTGTTGAAAATAATTTTTCCTTCCTTTCAATTTCCTGCAGCTCATTTGTCTCCATACCAGTGATGCGTTGGATTTCATGATCCTCTCTTAGCTGCCTCATGATCTCCACAGGCTGGCCTTGGTACGCTGGTGCCAGTTGGTCACAATGGAGTATCATTTGTACCATGCCGGAAtttccttttctggctgtgcgtCCAAACACCTGTTTCTCCACTCTGCGATTGTCAGGAAAGTGTGTGAGAAGGACAAAGAGTCCGCCGCATTGATTCACTTTCTGCTCCAATCTAATGTCTGTGCCACGTCCTCCCAGATTGGTGGCGATAATGATGCTTCCCCCACTGAATGTGGTTTGCTCAATGTTGTCTCTCTCACTGATCGTGTACATGGTGATTGGATGTCGTTGATTTCGGTTGGCCATTGCCACCTGTAATTCATTTGCTGTCTTAACATCCTCACAAACCACCAAGACGACCTGGTTCCTGTCGGCAGCTTTCAATGCACTTCCACAGACTACCTCTATCCATTTTAAGTCATCACCGCTTACCTGAAGAGCGGGGAGTTCAACTACCTTATTGTGCCTGTGAGAAGGTATCGTATAGCTGTCTGATTTGTAATGCCTTTTCAAGAAGTGTTTGTCTGCATTTCCACCTAATGTTCCAGAAACACCAAATATGCCACTCCCTTTAAGGTATCTTTTAAAGTAATGGATATTTGACATATAATTTGTAACATTGGATAGCGATGATATGGCCAACTGATGCTTCATCTCTAGAAACTGTTGAAGGCCGTCACCCCAGCGTTTGTTCTTTTCCAGTACTCCACTGGCCTGGTAGTCCACTGGGATGATGGCATGGTAGAAATGTTTGTCAGACTCACTGACAGAGCTTGGATTAGCGTCAGAAGACATGCCAATCATGTACTCTCTGCCTTGTTTCATTGCAATAGCTTTTAAGGCATTTCCCACAAAGACTGGCATCCGATTCTCAATGTACTTCTTAAGGAAGAAGGGGATCACAATATAGTTATCGGTTTCCTCTGAGTTTGGCTGACATTGGTCAGAATATATGATTTTAGATTGTATCTCAAGAACAACTGCATCAATTAGTGATTTTTCAGACATTATTTCACTAGCTCGTCCATTGTTGAGGAGAAGCATTTTGATTTTCATGTCACtgtccctttttttctctccaattgaTGTGGCTTTATTATTTGTTAATGTGTAACAGTCGATGAAAACAGTTTGATCTAATGCCGTCTCAAGAATACTGAGCAGATCATATTGTTGTTCCACTCCAATTTTAGTCATGAACGCCTCAATAGCTTTCCAATTCTCACCTTGAAAATCATCAGCTTTACCATCTCTTTGTGCCTCACTTTCACTCTGCATCAATGTATCAATGTCTTCCTGTGTGTAAAATCCAAACTGCAACCCTGTTTGCAGAATATCAAATTCAGAAAAGTGTTCAGATCTGTCTGAGCCCATAACAGCCATCTTTGCAGCCTTGTGAAAATGCTGTATCCCAGTTATCCACTCAGTCTCCCCCGTTTCTTCCATTCGAATAGGCCGACACACAGATATCATGCACCAAATGCTAGCAAGGACTTGCTCAACGTGCCTAAGGCCGCTGGCTTCATGAGACAGGAAGGTCACCTGCACTCCACTGTCCAAGGTCATGTAATCTACTTCATCCACAATCACTAAGTCAAACTTCCTCTCCCCACGAGTGGTGTTTTTCTCAAATTCCTGCCTCAAAGTGTCTGCTGCAAAGTCACTTACAGTTCCATACACAATCTGTCTTTTGTAAGCGTCCTGTAGTATTTTGTCACAGCTTTTAAGGCTGCTCTCCTTCATCAATGGTGGAGGCACAACGGAGGATGTGATATCAAACATGTCAAAAagttttctccactcctcttcgtCCCGTCGTGCAAGGATTGGAGAACTGGTCACAATGTCGACTGTGGCCCCTCTGATGGCCTGGATTGTTGCAAACATAGCTAGAATGCAAGACTTTCCTTCTCCTGTGCCAATTTCTAAGAGGCATCCTTTATCTGATGGTGCCTTTGGTAGAAGGAGCATGAGTAATGATGCCAGCTGGGTGAGTCTGGGAAAATATCCCTTGATTTGCTCTCCACTTTGAGTGGAAACGGCTGAGCAGTCTTTAACAGCAATACACATTGTAATAAGAACTTCCTTGAGGATAGTGTTGTCTGCCTCAGCAAAATTCAACAATTTAATTTTGTTCTTGAAGTCTTTGATCATTTCCATTTTTTCTCTCTTGCTCAGTTTCTTCTGTGTGTCTACCATGGGATCTTTTGAAAGCTTCTCTTCTATATGTCCTAAGACAGTCTCCATTATAGAGAGTGACTTTTCGGGGTAATTTGCATCCCGCATCTCACTCAAAATGGTGTCAATATCTTTGTCAGTTTCTTCTTCTGCATAACCTTGCAGAGTCTTATTGGGATCATTACTTCTAAGGGCAGAGAGTGTGGAGAGAAGATCCAGCCTGTAGGTCTGCACTGTATGAAGGATTGCATCTGTTTTCTTCTGGTCCATGGAAGCAACCCCACGAAGAAAGAGCAGGATTTCTACAGGTGTCCAGATGTTACTGAAGAGAATTTGACGAAGGAGCTCCCTGCTGTTCTGAGACACATCTGAAAATGTGTCAAAAAAAGCCAATAGAAGTTTACCTGCCAGAGTGGAATTTGACCCATTCAGATGCTCAAGAAGACTAAGGTGGAAGTTATACCTCTTGGCACACTCAAGTTGGTGGACATGCCCATTGACGGCATCCTGGTTGCCTGCCAGCGTTACCTCTGTCACGGCCTTAAGGATACAGAACCTCTCAGTTAGAGAGAGATATTCATACATGATGGCATTCTCGAAGGTAAAAAGAGGCCAAAGGGAGAGGTGCTTCTCTCTAAAGTATTGGACTGTCAGCTCAGTCTGGAGGTTTCTCATCCTGTCTTCAAATGTGACATCTTGCAGGCTTTCATTTTCACTGATCTGGTAATCCAACAAGAGTTCCTCAAACTTCTGTTCAATTTCTCTCTGCTAGAATTGAAGGTTTAAAATTTTTACTTCAACAATGTAGGTAACACAATGTATGAAACATATGTATATAAATACTATGGTAACACTTTACAATAAGGGTGCATTAATTAAAATGAATACATGCCATAGTTAAAACAAGACAACAGTAAACATGTCATCATCCACGAATGATGCAGTGACAATTATTCAAACTTGTGTGGATTCATTTCCCTCACTGGAAATCGAAACTTGATAGCTCATAATGGACGAGATGTTAGAGAATGGACTCTACAGCTTGATGGAGAGACATTGATGTAAAACAGGATTTATTTTAATGGGCAGACGATGGACCGTTATACTGAAAGTAGTCTGGCTAGACTATACCGATACTAACATAATGGTCAATGACTGAAATATAGAATACCACAGTACGAGTCActatacccataaaacctagcggttaAACAGCATTTTCCCACTACATTCTTCctataggggattttagaaacatgtaaaataagggctgtgttttgtgtagtctTACCccgttttgataaccgtgtaaatctttctaagaaaaacaattggaacctTTACCTTGTTTGACCATTAGgctttatgggtattatgacgcCTCCACTGTTGGGCTCTATTGACATCGATACACTTTTGAGTAGGCAGAGCTTATAGATCCTTATGAGACACTTGTTTCTCATGGGGAAATGCATATACGGGATATACAATGTCATGACCGTAGCTCAAAAGGGAGATCTGCTTGTTCAAAGTTTGGTAGGGAACACAGTCTAATTTGTGACAGTCTAATTTGTGGAAAATGTAATGGGCTGAGATTATAGGTCCTTATGGAAAATGTGTTGCTCATGAGGAGATGCACACAGTATATGTACCAAATGTCATGACAGTAGCTGAAACGGGAAAGGAACTTTGGTTGTTAAAAGTTTGGTATTTTAGTGGTTTACTATAGCCCCCCCCCCATGTATAAAAGCAActgataccattaataagaaggggctagaagcattATATATGGTGAGCTACTGAGTGGCTTGGACAGGCATGCCCCATACTATcatggaggacttaattcttcttGCTGccacggatatggctgggacaatgctggggaaaAAGGCACAAACTTTATCAAACAACACTGtgtcacgacgcatcagtgacaagGCAGGAGatattttgaaacaattactgctttgcatacaagccagtgaattctatgcattacagctggatgagtcaacagacgtggcgggcctggcacagctcctggtatatgtccattacattatccctttcatgccctgcctccagtccacttaccaatatctgaacaagagagcctcattgaaattgTAACAAGCGGTTCATTGAATTTGCTCAGAAAGCCACTGCCAAATTTCTGGAATtacctgccttggcaaatcgcgctgacACTTATGCCCTTTGCAACCTATGCtctttgcaaccatgtacctacagttgaagtcggaagtttacattcacaaatttcttgttaacaaactatagttttggcaagtcggttagtacatctactttgtgcatgagacAAGTAATacttccaaaaattgtttacagacagattatttcactgtatcacaattccagtgggtcagatgtttacatacttagtacactgtgcctttaaacagcttggaaaattccagaaaatgtcatggctttagaagcttctgatcatcatttgagtcaactggaggtgtacctgtggatgtatttcaaggcctatcttcaaacgtAGTGCCTCTGTGCttcacatcatgggaaaatcaaaggaaatcagccaagacctcagaaagaatttgtagacctccacaagtctggttcatccttggaagcaatttccaaacgcctgaaagtaccacgttcatctgtacaaaccatagtgcacaagtataaacaccatgggatcacgcagccatcatacaactcaggaaggagatgcgttctgtctcctagagatgtacgtactttggtacgaaaagtgcatatcaatcccagaacaacagcaaagaaccttgtgaagatgctggaggaaacgggtacaaaagcatctatatccacagtaaaacgagtcctatatcgacataacctgaagaaggaaatgctccaaaaccaccataaaaaaagccagactacagtttgcaactgcacatggggacaaagattgtactttttggagaaatgtcctctggtctgatgaaacaaaaatagaactgtttggccataatgaccatcgttatgtttggaggaaaaagggggaggtttgcaagccgaagaacaccatcccatccatgaagcatgggggtggcatcatcatgttgtgggggtgctgtgCTGCACTTCAAAAATAGacggcatcatgaggcaggaacatcatcaggttgctgaaagaacttggaatccatggacaggctctgcggcagaccgtcagagcagtttctcaagcagctgaaagaggcagccagtggatctggatcaaacggaaggacccttgctgggctataacttcatgacccctcacccccacctgagaactcaattcagatccctccaacttgaggagggcatatgaggtatgcggtcagctgtatggctggctcagggaagaggacgcccctgccttgcacagtcctgtgggacatcttaattgggcatgggacacaagctaaggcttgatcaccctttagctggccacctttgatgagggtgtttagtgattaaaggccgaaacacccactgattcgaaggcacactactgaggatgtgtcccaaaaattgacatcttaccccagtctaagaaataaacctcccatgccactctgtcaacatcacggcaaatctcatgcgagtgcattccatctattggcacaatggacagtttttaacatctcgtcccgtgttttatgattctgattatctggaccagtccagtgactgctgtgaaaggacagctaacaacataggaaagtctgtgtgacagcttggagagacagctgaccggagggaatagaccccactggggctgtcatgggttagctacccatgttggcagtctccgacgctgtttcagtatgttggagacacccgctaagtgctactgaaagtcaacaaaggaacatacccctagagcctgcgagagctggggcgcaagatggctcaaTGACTGATCACATggttacggacccaggaacggaaacgactacgagtaggaacacagcacatgagacaaccataacagcagcaggacacacacttcaggtgtgcagctgtggttgggagagagtaacatcggcaagggggttaaggatccatcaagggaggaaaaggtgcttgttagagaagcagagacagggacctcgcattgaccagtacttcttacgaagcagccagtcaaatcagtcgaatgaagcacagcgacgggacgcaaaccaaagttcgcagagcatcagcacccctgtaactgaggaggataacacaagcacagaaatgccggtggatgaactcacccaaccacagagacctctaaaagaggaaaagatcaaagggcacagaccgagtgtgaagtggcccaaagccgttgaaaagagagagtgggaaacaatcaacaacgacctgacaaaaatcttggaacaacaggtaggaacagcagagaaaaagcttgaaaggatgggagacaatatctaccactacggagaagagcgctttagcgtaaacgaaaggagaagtggcaagacacctcccgcgccagccaaatctaggagacagcaggagatcgagatacttgtcagagagagaaggcagctgaggaagcagtggaagaaggcctctgatgcagagagagaaggtctcatgctactccaagcagacattaaatgtcggctggcaaccttgcgaagagcggaaaacttaaggaaacttcgtaggaagaaggaacactcaagaacacggttctataaaaacccctttaagtttgtcaaagatctcttcgcaaaggaaaagtgcggaatcctaaaaactacaaagcctgaactggaagaacatctggaaaaggtccacc
This DNA window, taken from Oncorhynchus gorbuscha isolate QuinsamMale2020 ecotype Even-year linkage group LG13, OgorEven_v1.0, whole genome shotgun sequence, encodes the following:
- the LOC123993582 gene encoding uncharacterized protein LOC123993582 isoform X1, whose product is MGSSWCKIILKNETPYTWHYSGSHVYDPFLNIFYTERKESGTLKAREEKEYWPDRNGNLCMFILKYGDHQHNSFSYPYSGYQHTTFTIRESLDRSVIELHCSTCSVVKTCPNYAKKEKDQQRREEEQRRREEEQQRREEEQRREEEQRRREEEQRRRQERQERERRIEEEISKETEEARRSLTEAKLNLSPSLREQEGHRQCTHVLQQVMGDHETVIERDEQREIEQKFEELLLDYQISENESLQDVTFEDRMRNLQTELTVQYFREKHLSLWPLFTFENAIMYEYLSLTERFCILKAVTEVTLAGNQDAVNGHVHQLECAKRYNFHLSLLEHLNGSNSTLAGKLLLAFFDTFSDVSQNSRELLRQILFSNIWTPVEILLFLRGVASMDQKKTDAILHTVQTYRLDLLSTLSALRSNDPNKTLQGYAEEETDKDIDTILSEMRDANYPEKSLSIMETVLGHIEEKLSKDPMVDTQKKLSKREKMEMIKDFKNKIKLLNFAEADNTILKEVLITMCIAVKDCSAVSTQSGEQIKGYFPRLTQLASLLMLLLPKAPSDKGCLLEIGTGEGKSCILAMFATIQAIRGATVDIVTSSPILARRDEEEWRKLFDMFDITSSVVPPPLMKESSLKSCDKILQDAYKRQIVYGTVSDFAADTLRQEFEKNTTRGERKFDLVIVDEVDYMTLDSGVQVTFLSHEASGLRHVEQVLASIWCMISVCRPIRMEETGETEWITGIQHFHKAAKMAVMGSDRSEHFSEFDILQTGLQFGFYTQEDIDTLMQSESEAQRDGKADDFQGENWKAIEAFMTKIGVEQQYDLLSILETALDQTVFIDCYTLTNNKATSIGEKKRDSDMKIKMLLLNNGRASEIMSEKSLIDAVVLEIQSKIIYSDQCQPNSEETDNYIVIPFFLKKYIENRMPVFVGNALKAIAMKQGREYMIGMSSDANPSSVSESDKHFYHAIIPVDYQASGVLEKNKRWGDGLQQFLEMKHQLAISSLSNVTNYMSNIHYFKRYLKGSGIFGVSGTLGGNADKHFLKRHYKSDSYTIPSHRHNKVVELPALQVSGDDLKWIEVVCGSALKAADRNQVVLVVCEDVKTANELQVAMANRNQRHPITMYTISERDNIEQTTFSGGSIIIATNLGGRGTDIRLEQKVNQCGGLFVLLTHFPDNRRVEKQVFGRTARKGNSGMVQMILHCDQLAPAYQGQPVEIMRQLREDHEIQRITGMETNELQEIERKEKLFSTVCQFLDNFDSNYSEKERENLLTMKVEEHSFRRQGDKLDYQPALNALKESWALWLTLHETHIEKDDDISDLEADLLQQLTNTRNMMLKGQSQNFYDHLKQAVVRTNLHCRDKTKWDYDAKSSWQKAAKCDPFYRAVALYNQAYITINLAESDYKTEASNLLQEAKDTLGIYISETTNTLNACQMAMRGNFEPHHDGVCNFQSQMQSRMNIFQAWLGYINSTLKKLAELKNSKSSAITEDSSVYALSDGTDYVTTNELMALYEYGLGMVFEVKEKPRFNIDALVCFLLGACQVLAGVLVCALSYGSASQFGLALISEGVSDMISGCDGMITGSFSWASWAISKSISIGISLLTSGFGTIKRAVQSVYKATKGLLTGTKTLSSVAKGVIKSGKHAFMSFKGSVTAASSLSLGTVKKLGTKTVIKQTFKHATKYAGQEMAKQIVTHTLHYFIDAGLQAVLKEILNTAFKDSITSVVKENDALSHTLTELVCSGVPKSALQKPAAEFKIDRECEKSIKDLVKSVTEKNISDLMTDCSTVHEIIDRLAQVSSKASDLMDNAGVPGKVQTAISASLCIAKFSTVLVQMLNSIPTEKCINDRFSSKLIKEIHVQLPKGYDQDGRHRLLDVGRLKNELLEGISENVSKEFIESCARHMNSLITNIFKEKINKVTNAIGNTTSNMLGRYKTENYFVEQKQRHDMKSASKHAGESTCKIEQSDLHHYINNISDIDRPASELDIYVLTKSDLLQGQGIRVKVVDKHGKPLDEQSYPGTDCSAGYITLKLTMEPETAKSEMSLLSHIQDRIQGVQTAYSGHFTIVQPDGCETRVMSEGQNCMYHALIQATSRSQEQDIKEQARILRKKVQSEVQENLPTYCELVKLQKRYDNVMDPGKYSILGGARPEKKIISQDYRDAIAPMTETDYTITQLYDLGYVATYKDVRNTILSGRYAVEADHIIPKDTLRKALVHRDLEKLKSKNSQLYALVTSIQSDPNGRCHLVMQVLYQHHRTALTTGNCIEAKQCRALLADTLVSGNAEKMLKQAMIMANPVSSQMLRDKAGLINRSSIGKHQDFSENGTNCYYKAGFMNVFSEYLNIGIIDQNQHTRLKSWAKENRHQDINTEEFREIQRIVGGQQGEKSRKHVRGNMLGPQTHQSP